In the Anser cygnoides isolate HZ-2024a breed goose chromosome 27, Taihu_goose_T2T_genome, whole genome shotgun sequence genome, one interval contains:
- the REXO1 gene encoding RNA exonuclease 1 homolog isoform X3: MPPGILELELVNKAIEAVKNEVEREQKKYEELLETTKELSASEASSLISKTPVSAAVTQNDSFTSLEYNPGSYNFNNNPDYNPTPLAAASQSSKYTLDTARSKGSSLEYVPKAVAQTKKYSSTVTNNKYVIDDSKPSTDLEYDPLSNYSARLLSKASTKESKGSKRGRVPSYEESYSPSRKKLCEIPDEYEVYARFSSSEDEADAEYKPTSVSSQSKAGSESESNDGISSKERSTRLDDFASQDSKEMAAQYGMEDLSSSQKNLAKNLSDKNAKAVKSCSGKNDQETENKNKDLKDKTKRRKSDVSKVPSLSELGKKEKSKNMEKDKILKKEEKLKTKNEEKNCKDKSVKVKTDGNLKKPEKQKSEKVDGLKEEKSKSASSSSGKSKGEGVIKGSSTEKLGSSKKDSKLKTADVKNGKETSGRKNKDKGTKTPALERKKEKVSSAEKGEPKKSRKQQSLSHVDLFGDESGDDDDKGKPMPSTLLDVSSDSDGDDCGSSSQSENEGTKKVKRSKLSKSSSSSSTSDDIDYSVLEKDLDLESDPMEECLRIFNESTDVKTEDKGRLGKQLSKEEVNEEKTEDNLTTLFPGQKRRISHLVKQGNAEVPSKPVVRPYRPPTAQEVCYQRIQLAQQQAAQLAVAVQKASLSLPGEKRRIAHVPNVAISAAVKQSLVSGKKAVAGRSPTPSNDSEAPTLSLKACTLAGMASKTTSTTVQKRIAHVPSLQSASLQRPVIPTEFGAKVPTNIRQRYLNLFIDECLKFCSSSQEAFDKALAEEKVAYERSTSRNIYLNVAVNTLKKLRSLVPNSPSSTNKTSNKKVVSHEAVLGGKLAAKTSFTLNRSGSLRAEDLTGAALYRRLKEYLMTEEQLKENGYPMPHPEKPGRAVLFTAEEKKTTDSSCRICCRCGTEYMVSASGNCIRKEECVHHWGRLRKQRVPGGWETHYSCCSGAVGSPGCQVAKQHVHDGRKESLDGFVKTFEKLPTTDGYPGIYALDCEMCYTKQGLELTRVTVINSDLKVVYDTFVKPDTKVVDYNTRFSGVTEEDLENTSITLRDVQAVLLNMFSADTILIGHSLESDLFALKLIHGTVVDTAIVFPHRLGLPYKRALRTLMADYLKRIIQDNVEGHDSSEDARACMELMVWKIKEDAKVKR; this comes from the exons ATGCCACCTGGCATTCTGGAGCTAGAGCTGGTCAACAAGGCCATCGAGGCAGTCAAAAATGAAGTtgagagagaacagaaaaagtatGAGGAGCTGTTGGAAACAACAAAGGAGCTCAGTGCTTCAGAGGCCTCCTCGCTCATTTCCAAAACACCTGTGTCAGCTGCTGTGACACAAAATGATTCATTTACCTCCTTAGAGTATAATCCAGGTAGCTACAACTTTAATAATAACCCAGACTACAATCCTACTCCTCTCGCTGCTGCTAGCCAGTCAAGTAAATATACTTTGGATACTGCGCGATCTAAAGGTAGCTCACTGGAATATGTTCCCAAGGCTGTGGCGCAGACTAAAAAATACAGTAGCACTGTCACTAACAATAAATACGTGATTGATGACTCTAAGCCTTCTACAGACTTGGAATATGACCCACTTTCAAATTACTCAGCCAGGCTTCTGAGCAAAGCTTCAACAAAGGAGTCAAAGGGGTCTAAAAGAGGTAGGGTCCCTAGTTATGAGGAATCTTACTCTCCTTCACGAAAGAAGCTGTGTGAAATACCTGATGAATATGAAGTCTATGCCAGGTTCTCCTCCTCTGAAGATGAGGCTGATGCAGAATATAAGCCAACTTCTGTTAGTTCGCAATCAAAAGCTGGTTCTGAAAGTGAATCAAACGATGGAATATCCAGCAAAGAGCGGAGCACCAGACTGGATGACTTTGCTTCTCAGGATAGCAAAGAAATGGCAGCACAGTATGGCATGGAGGACCTTTCGAGTTCACAGAAAAACCTTGCCAAAAACTTATCAGACAAGAATGCAAAAGCAGTGAAATCATGTTCTGGTAAGAATGAccaggaaactgaaaataaaaacaaagacttgaaagacaaaacaaagagGAGGAAATCAGATGTTAGTAAAGTGCCTAGCCTCAGTGAGCTtggtaagaaagagaaaagtaaaaatatggaaaaagacaaaatactcaagaaggaagaaaaattaaaaacaaagaacgAGGAGAAAAACTGCAAAGATAAAAGTGTCAAGGTTAAAACTGATGGGAACttaaagaaacctgaaaaacagaagtcagaaaaagTGGATGGgcttaaggaagaaaaatccaagTCTGCCAGCAGTAGTTCAGGGAAAAGCAAGGGTGAGGGCGTCATCAAAGGCTCTAGCACGGAAaagctgggcagcagcaagaAGGATTCCAAACTGAAAACAGCCGATGTGAAAAATGGTAAGGAAACCTCTGGTcgtaaaaacaaagacaaagggACCAAGACCCCAGCACTGgaacgaaagaaagaaaaggtcagcTCTGCTGAAAAAGGAGAGCCGAAGAAGAGTCGGAAGCAGCAGAGCCTGAGTCACGTTGACCTGTTCGGAGATGAGAGCGGGGACGACGATGACAAAGGCAAACCTATGCCATCCACTTTACTTGACGTGAGCTCAGATTCGGATGGTGATGACTGTGGTTCAAGCTCTCAGAGTGAAAATGAAGGGACAAAGAAAGTGAAGCGGTCTAAATTGTCAAAGTCGTCATCTTCTTCCTCAACATCTGATGACATCGATTATTCCGTCCTTGAGAAAGACTTGGACTTAGAGTCAGACCCAATGGAAGAGTGTCTCAGGATTTTTAATGAATCTACAGATGTGAAAACTGAAGACaaggggaggctggggaagcAG ctgtcGAAAGAGgaagtaaatgaagaaaaaacagaagataattTAACTACCTTATTTCCTGGCCAAAAAAGAAGGATCTCTCATCTTGTCAAACAAGGAAAT GCAGAGGTGCCGAGCAAGCCCGTAGTCCGGCCGTACCGTCCGCCCACCGCTCAGGAGGTCTGCTACCAGAGGATCCAGCTGGCTCAGCAGCAGGCGGCACAGCTGGCTGTGGCAGTTCAAAAGGCGTCCCTTTCTTTGCCAGGAGAAAAGAGGAGGATTGCTCATGTGCCAAATGTAGCCATTTCCGCAGCAGTCAAACAAA GCCTCGTGAGCGGCAAGAAGGCTGTTGCTGGCAGGAGTCCCACACCTTCCAATGACTCTGAAGCACCCACCCTTTCTCTGAAGGCTTGCACCTTAGCTGGGATGGCTTCAAAGACTACCAGCACCACTGTGCAGAAAAGGATAGCTCACGTTCCCTCCTTACAG AGCGCCAGCTTACAGAGGCCTGTTATTCCCACAGAATTTGGTGCTAAAGTCCCAACAAACATTCGTCAAAGATATCTCAATCTCTTCATTGATGAGTGCTTGAAATtctgttcctcctcccaggaAGCGTTTGACAAG GCTCTGGCGGAAGAGAAGGTAGCTTATGAACGCAGCACCAGTCGCAACATCTACCTGAACGTGGCAGTGAACACCTTAAAGAAGCTCCGAAGCCTAGTGCCCAATTCCCCGTCCAGTACGAACA AGACAAGTAACAAGAAAGTGGTGTCCCAtgaagctgtgctgggagggaaGCTTGCTGCTAAGACCAGCTTTACCCTAAACCGGTCAGGGAGCTTGAGAGCAGAGGATTTAACAG GAGCTGCCTTGTACCGGCGACTGAAGGAATATCTCATGACTGAGGAGCAGCTAAAGGAAAATGGTTACCCAATGCCTCACCCGGAGAAGCCAGGACGGGCCGTCCTCTTCAcagcagaggagaagaaaaccaCTGACT CCTCCTGCAGGATTTGTTGTCGCTGTGGCACTGAGTACATGGTCTCAGCCTCTGGAAACTGCATTCGCAAGGAGGAGTGTGTCCATCACTGGGGAAGGCTACGCAAGCAGAGAG TGCCAGGTGGATGGGAAACTCAttacagctgctgctcaggagctgTGGGTTCACCAGGCTGCCAGGTTGCTAAA caACATGTCCATGATGGGCGGAAAGAGAGCCTTGATGGCTTTGTGAAGACTTTTGAGAAGTTGCCTACGACTGATGGTTACCCTGGAATCTACGCATTAGACTGTGAAATG TGCTACACTAAGCAAGGACTGGAGTTGACAAGAGTAACTGTGATCAACTCTGACCTGAAAGTGGTTTATGACACCTTCGTCAAACCGGACACCAAGGTGGTGGACTATAACACCAG ATTCTCAGGTGTGACAGAAGAGGACCTGGAGAACACTAGTATCACCCTGCGGGATGTCCAAGCCGTCCTATTGAACATGTTCAGTGCAGATACCATATTGATAGGGCACAGCTTGGAAAGCGATTTATTTGCACTAAAG
- the REXO1 gene encoding RNA exonuclease 1 homolog isoform X2, with protein MNKYLQYLLTAGSSERGYDPYNPELPRPSLEAEDDALADVTDMPPGILELELVNKAIEAVKNEVEREQKKYEELLETTKELSASEASSLISKTPVSAAVTQNDSFTSLEYNPGSYNFNNNPDYNPTPLAAASQSSKYTLDTARSKGSSLEYVPKAVAQTKKYSSTVTNNKYVIDDSKPSTDLEYDPLSNYSARLLSKASTKESKGSKRGRVPSYEESYSPSRKKLCEIPDEYEVYARFSSSEDEADAEYKPTSVSSQSKAGSESESNDGISSKERSTRLDDFASQDSKEMAAQYGMEDLSSSQKNLAKNLSDKNAKAVKSCSGKNDQETENKNKDLKDKTKRRKSDVSKVPSLSELGKKEKSKNMEKDKILKKEEKLKTKNEEKNCKDKSVKVKTDGNLKKPEKQKSEKVDGLKEEKSKSASSSSGKSKGEGVIKGSSTEKLGSSKKDSKLKTADVKNGKETSGRKNKDKGTKTPALERKKEKVSSAEKGEPKKSRKQQSLSHVDLFGDESGDDDDKGKPMPSTLLDVSSDSDGDDCGSSSQSENEGTKKVKRSKLSKSSSSSSTSDDIDYSVLEKDLDLESDPMEECLRIFNESTDVKTEDKGRLGKQLSKEEVNEEKTEDNLTTLFPGQKRRISHLVKQGNAEVPSKPVVRPYRPPTAQEVCYQRIQLAQQQAAQLAVAVQKASLSLPGEKRRIAHVPNVAISAAVKQSLVSGKKAVAGRSPTPSNDSEAPTLSLKACTLAGMASKTTSTTVQKRIAHVPSLQSASLQRPVIPTEFGAKVPTNIRQRYLNLFIDECLKFCSSSQEAFDKALAEEKVAYERSTSRNIYLNVAVNTLKKLRSLVPNSPSSTNKTSNKKVVSHEAVLGGKLAAKTSFTLNRSGSLRAEDLTGAALYRRLKEYLMTEEQLKENGYPMPHPEKPGRAVLFTAEEKKTTDSSCRICCRCGTEYMVSASGNCIRKEECVHHWGRLRKQRVPGGWETHYSCCSGAVGSPGCQVAKQHVHDGRKESLDGFVKTFEKLPTTDGYPGIYALDCEMCYTKQGLELTRVTVINSDLKVVYDTFVKPDTKVVDYNTRFSGVTEEDLENTSITLRDVQAVLLNMFSADTILIGHSLESDLFALKLIHGTVVDTAIVFPHRLGLPYKRALRTLMADYLKRIIQDNVEGHDSSEDARACMELMVWKIKEDAKVKR; from the exons ATGAACAAGTATCTGCAATACTTACTGACCGCGGGGAGCTCAG AACGGGGCTATGATCCCTACAACCCAGAGCTGCCGAGGCCCTCGCTGGAGGCGGAGGATGATGCCCTGGCTGACGTTACAGACATGCCACCTGGCATTCTGGAGCTAGAGCTGGTCAACAAGGCCATCGAGGCAGTCAAAAATGAAGTtgagagagaacagaaaaagtatGAGGAGCTGTTGGAAACAACAAAGGAGCTCAGTGCTTCAGAGGCCTCCTCGCTCATTTCCAAAACACCTGTGTCAGCTGCTGTGACACAAAATGATTCATTTACCTCCTTAGAGTATAATCCAGGTAGCTACAACTTTAATAATAACCCAGACTACAATCCTACTCCTCTCGCTGCTGCTAGCCAGTCAAGTAAATATACTTTGGATACTGCGCGATCTAAAGGTAGCTCACTGGAATATGTTCCCAAGGCTGTGGCGCAGACTAAAAAATACAGTAGCACTGTCACTAACAATAAATACGTGATTGATGACTCTAAGCCTTCTACAGACTTGGAATATGACCCACTTTCAAATTACTCAGCCAGGCTTCTGAGCAAAGCTTCAACAAAGGAGTCAAAGGGGTCTAAAAGAGGTAGGGTCCCTAGTTATGAGGAATCTTACTCTCCTTCACGAAAGAAGCTGTGTGAAATACCTGATGAATATGAAGTCTATGCCAGGTTCTCCTCCTCTGAAGATGAGGCTGATGCAGAATATAAGCCAACTTCTGTTAGTTCGCAATCAAAAGCTGGTTCTGAAAGTGAATCAAACGATGGAATATCCAGCAAAGAGCGGAGCACCAGACTGGATGACTTTGCTTCTCAGGATAGCAAAGAAATGGCAGCACAGTATGGCATGGAGGACCTTTCGAGTTCACAGAAAAACCTTGCCAAAAACTTATCAGACAAGAATGCAAAAGCAGTGAAATCATGTTCTGGTAAGAATGAccaggaaactgaaaataaaaacaaagacttgaaagacaaaacaaagagGAGGAAATCAGATGTTAGTAAAGTGCCTAGCCTCAGTGAGCTtggtaagaaagagaaaagtaaaaatatggaaaaagacaaaatactcaagaaggaagaaaaattaaaaacaaagaacgAGGAGAAAAACTGCAAAGATAAAAGTGTCAAGGTTAAAACTGATGGGAACttaaagaaacctgaaaaacagaagtcagaaaaagTGGATGGgcttaaggaagaaaaatccaagTCTGCCAGCAGTAGTTCAGGGAAAAGCAAGGGTGAGGGCGTCATCAAAGGCTCTAGCACGGAAaagctgggcagcagcaagaAGGATTCCAAACTGAAAACAGCCGATGTGAAAAATGGTAAGGAAACCTCTGGTcgtaaaaacaaagacaaagggACCAAGACCCCAGCACTGgaacgaaagaaagaaaaggtcagcTCTGCTGAAAAAGGAGAGCCGAAGAAGAGTCGGAAGCAGCAGAGCCTGAGTCACGTTGACCTGTTCGGAGATGAGAGCGGGGACGACGATGACAAAGGCAAACCTATGCCATCCACTTTACTTGACGTGAGCTCAGATTCGGATGGTGATGACTGTGGTTCAAGCTCTCAGAGTGAAAATGAAGGGACAAAGAAAGTGAAGCGGTCTAAATTGTCAAAGTCGTCATCTTCTTCCTCAACATCTGATGACATCGATTATTCCGTCCTTGAGAAAGACTTGGACTTAGAGTCAGACCCAATGGAAGAGTGTCTCAGGATTTTTAATGAATCTACAGATGTGAAAACTGAAGACaaggggaggctggggaagcAG ctgtcGAAAGAGgaagtaaatgaagaaaaaacagaagataattTAACTACCTTATTTCCTGGCCAAAAAAGAAGGATCTCTCATCTTGTCAAACAAGGAAAT GCAGAGGTGCCGAGCAAGCCCGTAGTCCGGCCGTACCGTCCGCCCACCGCTCAGGAGGTCTGCTACCAGAGGATCCAGCTGGCTCAGCAGCAGGCGGCACAGCTGGCTGTGGCAGTTCAAAAGGCGTCCCTTTCTTTGCCAGGAGAAAAGAGGAGGATTGCTCATGTGCCAAATGTAGCCATTTCCGCAGCAGTCAAACAAA GCCTCGTGAGCGGCAAGAAGGCTGTTGCTGGCAGGAGTCCCACACCTTCCAATGACTCTGAAGCACCCACCCTTTCTCTGAAGGCTTGCACCTTAGCTGGGATGGCTTCAAAGACTACCAGCACCACTGTGCAGAAAAGGATAGCTCACGTTCCCTCCTTACAG AGCGCCAGCTTACAGAGGCCTGTTATTCCCACAGAATTTGGTGCTAAAGTCCCAACAAACATTCGTCAAAGATATCTCAATCTCTTCATTGATGAGTGCTTGAAATtctgttcctcctcccaggaAGCGTTTGACAAG GCTCTGGCGGAAGAGAAGGTAGCTTATGAACGCAGCACCAGTCGCAACATCTACCTGAACGTGGCAGTGAACACCTTAAAGAAGCTCCGAAGCCTAGTGCCCAATTCCCCGTCCAGTACGAACA AGACAAGTAACAAGAAAGTGGTGTCCCAtgaagctgtgctgggagggaaGCTTGCTGCTAAGACCAGCTTTACCCTAAACCGGTCAGGGAGCTTGAGAGCAGAGGATTTAACAG GAGCTGCCTTGTACCGGCGACTGAAGGAATATCTCATGACTGAGGAGCAGCTAAAGGAAAATGGTTACCCAATGCCTCACCCGGAGAAGCCAGGACGGGCCGTCCTCTTCAcagcagaggagaagaaaaccaCTGACT CCTCCTGCAGGATTTGTTGTCGCTGTGGCACTGAGTACATGGTCTCAGCCTCTGGAAACTGCATTCGCAAGGAGGAGTGTGTCCATCACTGGGGAAGGCTACGCAAGCAGAGAG TGCCAGGTGGATGGGAAACTCAttacagctgctgctcaggagctgTGGGTTCACCAGGCTGCCAGGTTGCTAAA caACATGTCCATGATGGGCGGAAAGAGAGCCTTGATGGCTTTGTGAAGACTTTTGAGAAGTTGCCTACGACTGATGGTTACCCTGGAATCTACGCATTAGACTGTGAAATG TGCTACACTAAGCAAGGACTGGAGTTGACAAGAGTAACTGTGATCAACTCTGACCTGAAAGTGGTTTATGACACCTTCGTCAAACCGGACACCAAGGTGGTGGACTATAACACCAG ATTCTCAGGTGTGACAGAAGAGGACCTGGAGAACACTAGTATCACCCTGCGGGATGTCCAAGCCGTCCTATTGAACATGTTCAGTGCAGATACCATATTGATAGGGCACAGCTTGGAAAGCGATTTATTTGCACTAAAG
- the REXO1 gene encoding RNA exonuclease 1 homolog isoform X4 has translation MLRSSGYFRGIDCPFLGSGGSGPAGGPPCRRPYCHFRHPPVAARCGAPGAAAALGHGAERGYDPYNPELPRPSLEAEDDALADVTDMPPGILELELVNKAIEAVKNEVEREQKKYEELLETTKELSASEASSLISKTPVSAAVTQNDSFTSLEYNPGSYNFNNNPDYNPTPLAAASQSSKYTLDTARSKGSSLEYVPKAVAQTKKYSSTVTNNKYVIDDSKPSTDLEYDPLSNYSARLLSKASTKESKGSKRGRVPSYEESYSPSRKKLCEIPDEYEVYARFSSSEDEADAEYKPTSVSSQSKAGSESESNDGISSKERSTRLDDFASQDSKEMAAQYGMEDLSSSQKNLAKNLSDKNAKAVKSCSGKNDQETENKNKDLKDKTKRRKSDVSKVPSLSELGKKEKSKNMEKDKILKKEEKLKTKNEEKNCKDKSVKVKTDGNLKKPEKQKSEKVDGLKEEKSKSASSSSGKSKGEGVIKGSSTEKLGSSKKDSKLKTADVKNGKETSGRKNKDKGTKTPALERKKEKVSSAEKGEPKKSRKQQSLSHVDLFGDESGDDDDKGKPMPSTLLDVSSDSDGDDCGSSSQSENEGTKKVKRSKLSKSSSSSSTSDDIDYSVLEKDLDLESDPMEECLRIFNESTDVKTEDKGRLGKQLSKEEVNEEKTEDNLTTLFPGQKRRISHLVKQGNAEVPSKPVVRPYRPPTAQEVCYQRIQLAQQQAAQLAVAVQKASLSLPGEKRRIAHVPNVAISAAVKQSLVSGKKAVAGRSPTPSNDSEAPTLSLKACTLAGMASKTTSTTVQKRIAHVPSLQSASLQRPVIPTEFGAKVPTNIRQRYLNLFIDECLKFCSSSQEAFDKALAEEKVAYERSTSRNIYLNVAVNTLKKLRSLVPNSPSSTNKTSNKKVVSHEAVLGGKLAAKTSFTLNRSGSLRAEDLTGAALYRRLKEYLMTEEQLKENGYPMPHPEKPGRAVLFTAEEKKTTDSSCRICCRCGTEYMVSASGNCIRKEECVHHWGRLRKQRVPGGWETHYSCCSGAVGSPGCQVAKQHVHDGRKESLDGFVKTFEKLPTTDGYPGIYALDCEMCYTKQGLELTRVTVINSDLKVVYDTFVKPDTKVVDYNTSLSMAQWWILRLSFPTGWVYLTSGLSGR, from the exons AACGGGGCTATGATCCCTACAACCCAGAGCTGCCGAGGCCCTCGCTGGAGGCGGAGGATGATGCCCTGGCTGACGTTACAGACATGCCACCTGGCATTCTGGAGCTAGAGCTGGTCAACAAGGCCATCGAGGCAGTCAAAAATGAAGTtgagagagaacagaaaaagtatGAGGAGCTGTTGGAAACAACAAAGGAGCTCAGTGCTTCAGAGGCCTCCTCGCTCATTTCCAAAACACCTGTGTCAGCTGCTGTGACACAAAATGATTCATTTACCTCCTTAGAGTATAATCCAGGTAGCTACAACTTTAATAATAACCCAGACTACAATCCTACTCCTCTCGCTGCTGCTAGCCAGTCAAGTAAATATACTTTGGATACTGCGCGATCTAAAGGTAGCTCACTGGAATATGTTCCCAAGGCTGTGGCGCAGACTAAAAAATACAGTAGCACTGTCACTAACAATAAATACGTGATTGATGACTCTAAGCCTTCTACAGACTTGGAATATGACCCACTTTCAAATTACTCAGCCAGGCTTCTGAGCAAAGCTTCAACAAAGGAGTCAAAGGGGTCTAAAAGAGGTAGGGTCCCTAGTTATGAGGAATCTTACTCTCCTTCACGAAAGAAGCTGTGTGAAATACCTGATGAATATGAAGTCTATGCCAGGTTCTCCTCCTCTGAAGATGAGGCTGATGCAGAATATAAGCCAACTTCTGTTAGTTCGCAATCAAAAGCTGGTTCTGAAAGTGAATCAAACGATGGAATATCCAGCAAAGAGCGGAGCACCAGACTGGATGACTTTGCTTCTCAGGATAGCAAAGAAATGGCAGCACAGTATGGCATGGAGGACCTTTCGAGTTCACAGAAAAACCTTGCCAAAAACTTATCAGACAAGAATGCAAAAGCAGTGAAATCATGTTCTGGTAAGAATGAccaggaaactgaaaataaaaacaaagacttgaaagacaaaacaaagagGAGGAAATCAGATGTTAGTAAAGTGCCTAGCCTCAGTGAGCTtggtaagaaagagaaaagtaaaaatatggaaaaagacaaaatactcaagaaggaagaaaaattaaaaacaaagaacgAGGAGAAAAACTGCAAAGATAAAAGTGTCAAGGTTAAAACTGATGGGAACttaaagaaacctgaaaaacagaagtcagaaaaagTGGATGGgcttaaggaagaaaaatccaagTCTGCCAGCAGTAGTTCAGGGAAAAGCAAGGGTGAGGGCGTCATCAAAGGCTCTAGCACGGAAaagctgggcagcagcaagaAGGATTCCAAACTGAAAACAGCCGATGTGAAAAATGGTAAGGAAACCTCTGGTcgtaaaaacaaagacaaagggACCAAGACCCCAGCACTGgaacgaaagaaagaaaaggtcagcTCTGCTGAAAAAGGAGAGCCGAAGAAGAGTCGGAAGCAGCAGAGCCTGAGTCACGTTGACCTGTTCGGAGATGAGAGCGGGGACGACGATGACAAAGGCAAACCTATGCCATCCACTTTACTTGACGTGAGCTCAGATTCGGATGGTGATGACTGTGGTTCAAGCTCTCAGAGTGAAAATGAAGGGACAAAGAAAGTGAAGCGGTCTAAATTGTCAAAGTCGTCATCTTCTTCCTCAACATCTGATGACATCGATTATTCCGTCCTTGAGAAAGACTTGGACTTAGAGTCAGACCCAATGGAAGAGTGTCTCAGGATTTTTAATGAATCTACAGATGTGAAAACTGAAGACaaggggaggctggggaagcAG ctgtcGAAAGAGgaagtaaatgaagaaaaaacagaagataattTAACTACCTTATTTCCTGGCCAAAAAAGAAGGATCTCTCATCTTGTCAAACAAGGAAAT GCAGAGGTGCCGAGCAAGCCCGTAGTCCGGCCGTACCGTCCGCCCACCGCTCAGGAGGTCTGCTACCAGAGGATCCAGCTGGCTCAGCAGCAGGCGGCACAGCTGGCTGTGGCAGTTCAAAAGGCGTCCCTTTCTTTGCCAGGAGAAAAGAGGAGGATTGCTCATGTGCCAAATGTAGCCATTTCCGCAGCAGTCAAACAAA GCCTCGTGAGCGGCAAGAAGGCTGTTGCTGGCAGGAGTCCCACACCTTCCAATGACTCTGAAGCACCCACCCTTTCTCTGAAGGCTTGCACCTTAGCTGGGATGGCTTCAAAGACTACCAGCACCACTGTGCAGAAAAGGATAGCTCACGTTCCCTCCTTACAG AGCGCCAGCTTACAGAGGCCTGTTATTCCCACAGAATTTGGTGCTAAAGTCCCAACAAACATTCGTCAAAGATATCTCAATCTCTTCATTGATGAGTGCTTGAAATtctgttcctcctcccaggaAGCGTTTGACAAG GCTCTGGCGGAAGAGAAGGTAGCTTATGAACGCAGCACCAGTCGCAACATCTACCTGAACGTGGCAGTGAACACCTTAAAGAAGCTCCGAAGCCTAGTGCCCAATTCCCCGTCCAGTACGAACA AGACAAGTAACAAGAAAGTGGTGTCCCAtgaagctgtgctgggagggaaGCTTGCTGCTAAGACCAGCTTTACCCTAAACCGGTCAGGGAGCTTGAGAGCAGAGGATTTAACAG GAGCTGCCTTGTACCGGCGACTGAAGGAATATCTCATGACTGAGGAGCAGCTAAAGGAAAATGGTTACCCAATGCCTCACCCGGAGAAGCCAGGACGGGCCGTCCTCTTCAcagcagaggagaagaaaaccaCTGACT CCTCCTGCAGGATTTGTTGTCGCTGTGGCACTGAGTACATGGTCTCAGCCTCTGGAAACTGCATTCGCAAGGAGGAGTGTGTCCATCACTGGGGAAGGCTACGCAAGCAGAGAG TGCCAGGTGGATGGGAAACTCAttacagctgctgctcaggagctgTGGGTTCACCAGGCTGCCAGGTTGCTAAA caACATGTCCATGATGGGCGGAAAGAGAGCCTTGATGGCTTTGTGAAGACTTTTGAGAAGTTGCCTACGACTGATGGTTACCCTGGAATCTACGCATTAGACTGTGAAATG TGCTACACTAAGCAAGGACTGGAGTTGACAAGAGTAACTGTGATCAACTCTGACCTGAAAGTGGTTTATGACACCTTCGTCAAACCGGACACCAAGGTGGTGGACTATAACACCAG